AACCTGCGGGGAAACCGGGCCCAGCTGTTCTCCCATACCCCCTGCTTGTTATCGCCCAAAAACTCTTCCAGCTCTGAAAGCCGCTTTTTGGGAGTGTCGCCGGACGCGGCCCTTCTTTCAACATTAGCGAAATAACTGGACGCGGCTATGGTACGGGGAAGGTCCACGCGCTCTTTATCTCCAACCACCACCGCTAAAAGCTCGTTCTCGGCTCCTGCGGTGATATCACCAGGGGTGAAAGGCAACGATTCTATGAACGCGTCCCGCCCGGCATTGGCGTTAACGCCCAGGGATTCCAATATGGTCCCGATGGACGGAAGCCACGAACCGTCATCGCGGACGGCTTCGGGCGCGGGCATTTGAAGCTCTTCCAGACGGCTCATGGTTTACTGCTCCAAGTGTTCGGTTGTTTTCATAACCTGTTAAAATTTTAAGGAAATAAAGTTTTTTCCGGGGTTAGATTACGATTAGTATTTCGTTAGGAGCGCGTCTTTCGTGGCTTTTCCCTTTTGTTTCCCATGCGTTACAAAGGGGACCGTTCATCGCTGAATCCTGCCATGGTGATTTAACCGAAAGTTAAAATCCGGCGGACCCCGCTTCCAATACAATCTCCCATGGGGAAGCCCTGCAAGCGGGCAGAGGCTTTTCCGCATGGCTCATGGCTGGCGAATAATAAAACCGGCCATCTGCTTGCGGGCCGCCAGGCCGGATTGGTGGGCCGGTTGGGCCGATGGGGCTTAAAGTCAGACAGAAAAAAGGAGACCTGACATGAGCAAGAAGGAAGTGGAAGTTAAAGGCAACATGGATCTGAAAACCGCCATAGGCCATTTGGAGGAACTTGTGGCCAGCTTCAAGGCGGGGACGGTATGCATCCAGAACGGGAGCGAGTTTGTAACCCTGAAGCCAAAGCCTGCGGTGACTTTCGAGATGGAAGCGTCCCGGAAAAAGGGCAAGGAGAAACTGTCGCTGGAAATCGGCTGGATGATCGAGAAAATGCCCGTGGAGGAGAACCCCTCTCTCAAAATATCCTCCAAGGAGCCGGAGCAAGTAAAGGTGGAGACGCTCGCCGGCGAGGGTTCCAAGGGTGGAGAAAAGCCTGGCGCGGCCGCAAAACCCGCCCGCTAACCTTTAATACAGGGTTATAGAGCGTCGGCGAAGGCCGGCGCTTTTTTATTTTGATTTTTTATGCGCGGGGGGGATCAAGCTCGTGTCGCCCTATACCTTAAGGCATATGTCACAGAAAGCGGTTACGCTACTGGCCCTCAACGGGCCGGAAGCCGGGATGCCGTTGCAATTGGCGGACAACGACGCCACCACCACCTTGTCCGCCGAATGTTTCGCCTGTTTTTTCAGCTCGGCCAGGATACAGCTTATGTCGTCCACGTTATGCCTGTTGCGTTCCTGCGGCAGAACCAGCGCTCCGGCGGAAACGGTTAGCAACGGGAACCGGCGCGTGTTCCCCTCCCGGTCTTGCGCGGTGAAAAAATCGTTGGCGATATCTTCCGCGGCATACAGGCTTATGGCCTCCGCGGAGAATTTATTCACCAGAGTCTTTACCGTTTCAATAGCGGTATGGCACTTGTCGCCTCGGATTCGGATGGCGGTGAAAAAATCGTCTCCGCCGATGTGCCCTGCGAAAACGTCGTTACCGGCTATCTCCTTTAACAACCCGCCGAAAAGCAGGATGGCCTCGTCCCCTTTCTTGAAACCGTAAGCGTCGTTGAACGGCTTGAAATTGTC
This DNA window, taken from Nitrospinota bacterium, encodes the following:
- a CDS encoding amphi-Trp domain-containing protein, whose protein sequence is MSKKEVEVKGNMDLKTAIGHLEELVASFKAGTVCIQNGSEFVTLKPKPAVTFEMEASRKKGKEKLSLEIGWMIEKMPVEENPSLKISSKEPEQVKVETLAGEGSKGGEKPGAAAKPAR